A single window of Lutzomyia longipalpis isolate SR_M1_2022 chromosome 1, ASM2433408v1 DNA harbors:
- the LOC129785889 gene encoding uncharacterized protein LOC129785889 has product MVSMMDVEPSKGQICDSRPTLVQSAVSQRSIELQIPPRTPEAEVTKKTLKLNLKSAYPVAPAPPPHAETKGKTTIKSPKSPLGNSGVTMGNRVLPHQTSLTAQIDLVEDRKALRDALYQGIFHRHRRTIFALGSFIRMLKTRNSSYNTIRSSSEGDEEGR; this is encoded by the exons ATGGTTTCAATGATGGACGTCGAACCAAGTAAAGGACAAATCTGTGATAGTCGTCCGACATTGGTGCAAAGTGCCGTAAGTCAGCGCTCAATAGAGCTACAAATCCCACCCCGGACACCGGAAGCGGAAGTCACGAAGAAGACACTGAAGCTTAATTTGAAAAGTGCGTATCCGGTGGCCCCGGCACCGCCACCACACGCAGAAACCAAGGGAAAGACCACGATTAAATCACCAAAGTCACCACTTGGGAATTCAG GTGTGACAATGGGGAATCGCGTGCTACCCCATCAGACTTCATTAACGGCACAAATAGACTTGGTGGAGGATCGAAAGGCACTTCGTGACGCTCTTTATCAG GGGATTTTCCATCGACATAGACGAACCATTTTTGCACTTGGCAGTTTTATTAGGATGCTTAAGACACGAAATTCCTCCTACAACACCATCAGAAGCTCATCAGAAGGTGATGAGGAAggtagataa
- the LOC129785860 gene encoding mitochondrial import inner membrane translocase subunit TIM50-C, translated as MAQRCILSLSRHLQLSRLAAPAYQTTGLFKSRQFARNITVQTRNYAAEVNKSNQEGQQSGGPQLLSKLFPATAVPEKNQQELEQEQKKQEEEKKKEKEKSWKHMKIGFIVFGTSAGMLGVWGIYDLGAPERDPSGKEIEDEFSKMPMVQQYFRRMWKNLTYYQKMIQEPSREKLLPDPVKPPYIQPPYTLVLEMKDVLVHPDWTYQTGWRFKKRPGVDNFLEQLARHFEIVVYTADQGMTVFPILDALDPNGYIMYRLVRDATHFVDGHHVKNLDNLNRDLAKVIVIDWDPNSTKLHPENTFNISRWTGNDDDATLFDLVAFLKTIAISDVDDVREVLQYYRQFDNPLGQFRENQKKFYEEQQEKEREESVKPVAPVKKWTPSFLASK; from the exons atGGCTCAAAGATGTATTTTATCACTCTCACGGCATTTACAATTAAGTAGATTAGCAGCACCGGCTTATCAAACGACTGGTCTCTTTAAATCACGCCAATTTGCCAGAAATATCACCGTTCAAACACGAAACTATGCTGCCGAAG TGAACAAATCAAATCAGGAAGGACAACAGTCAGGAGGGCCACAATTGCTGAGCAAACTCTTTCCTGCAACAGCTGTTCCGGAAAAGAATCAGCAGGAATTGGAGCAGGAGCAGAAAAAGCAGgaggaggaaaagaagaaggagaaggaaAAGTCATGGAAGCACATGAAGATTGGATTTATTGTATTTGGAACATCAGCTGGGATGCTCGGGGTTTGGGGTATATACGACCTTGGGGCACCGGAGAGAGATCCCAGTGGGAAGGAGATTGAAGATGAATTCAGCAAAATGCCAATGGTGCAGCAGTACTTCCGGAGAATGTGGAAAAATCTCACATACTACCAGAAGATGATTCAGGAGCCATCGCGCGAGAAGCTGCTGCCGGATCCTGTGAAACCACCGTACATCCAACCACCATATACGCTTGTTCTGGAAATGAAAGATGTTCTCGTGCATCCAGATTGGACATACCAAACGGGGTGGAGATTCAAGAAGCGTCCTGGTGTGGATAACTTCCTGGAACAGCTGGCACGACACTTTGAAATTGTTGTCTACACCGCAGATCAGGGTATGACAGTCTTCCCCATTCTCGATGCTCTGGATCCCAATGGGTACATTATGTATCGATTAGTGAGGGATGCCACGCACTTTGTGGATGGGCATCATGTAAAAAATTTAGATAATCTCAATAGAGATTTGGCCAAGGTGATTGTCATTGATTGGGATCCGAATTCAACGAAACTTCATCCGGAAAATACATTTAACATCAGCAGATGGACAGGAAATGACGATGATGCGACTCTCTTTGATCTCGTTGCCTTCCTCAAGA CAATCGCCATTTCGGATGTAGATGATGTCCGGGAAGTTTTGCAATACTACAGACAATTTGATAATCCTCTGGGGCAATTTAGGGAGAATCAGAAAAAGTTCTACGAAGAGCAACAAGAGAAGGAACGTGAGGAGTCTGTTAAACCCGTAGCACCAGTGAAGAAGTGGACACCGAGTTTTCTCGCCAGTAAGTAG